Proteins from one Penicillium digitatum chromosome 2, complete sequence genomic window:
- a CDS encoding PAPA-1-like conserved region yields MASSKLRDATSAGRSAGRRSVNVFREDPIVSGPRSSRNRKKIVEVATSDEEEIDDQEEDEAEDEDAPGDEDDDADADGDIDMDDIQPQAPTRRGKITPPSRAKPPKSVETKEMEMEEDEEEEEDDDEEPISDTDEDAEAEGEDQDEIAAPDVAVDDLDELDEEDEIDEEMDSDVLAIQSGKTTKRQRGNLGNDFLQLPMEPQVKKHLTAEERQMRRAEMARRRKNLSEKRNEEEKMDTINRLLKKQAPKRRGRAAAAEAVDGTPGQEGAEAEKAYPTMSRWISGSNGCRVAVPEEWLGTPAGCVFGAPAVHTGKMVEEV; encoded by the exons ATGGCCTCCAGCAAATTACGGGATGCTACGAGTGCTGGTCGTTCTGCTGGACGGCGCTCAGTCAATGTATTCCGGGAAGATCCAATTGTTTCGGGACCCCGCTCCAGTCGGAACCGAAAGAAGATTGTAGAAGTTGCTACAAGCGACGAAGAGGAAATCGACGAccaagaagaggatgaagccgaagatgaagatgcacctggagatgaagatgatgacgcTGACGCTGATGGCGACATTGATATGGACGACATCCAGCCTCAGGCCCCTACCAGGCGCGGTAAGATCACTCCTCCGTCTCGTGCCAAGCCGCCCAAGAGTGTGGAGACCAAGGAGATGGAAAtggaagaagacgaagaggaagaagaagacgatgatgaagagcCTATTTCCGATACGGATGAAGACGCCGAAGCTGAGGGTGAAGATCAGGACGAAATTGCAGCCCCAGACGTCGCCGTTGATGATCTAGATGAActtgacgaagaagatgaaattGATGAGGAAATGGATAGTGATGTCCTCGCCATTCAAAGTGGCAAAACCACCAAGCGCCAGCGAGGAAATCTAGGAAATGATTTCTTGCAACTTCCCATGG AGCCTCAGGTTAAGAAGCATTTGACCGCCGAGGAGCGTCAGATGCGTCGTGCAGAGATGGCGCGGCGAAGGAAAAATCTAAGTGAGAAGCGAAATGAAGAGGAAAAA ATGGACACTATCAACCGACTGCTCAAGAAGCAGGCCCCCAAGCGGCGCGGTCGAGCTGCGGCGGCCGAGGCTGTTGATGGCACCCCCGGCCAAGAGGGCGCGGAGGCCGAGAAAGCCTACCCTACCATGTCGCGGTGGATCAGCGGTTCAAACGGCTGCAGAGTCGCTGTGCCAGAAGAATGGCTGGGTACACCTGCTGGATGTGTCTTCGGCGCACCTGCCGTTCACACTGGAAAAATGGTTGAAGAGGTTTGA